From the genome of Phlebotomus papatasi isolate M1 chromosome 2, Ppap_2.1, whole genome shotgun sequence:
AAAATCTCTACACAGAAAACATTAAGActagttttattttattgtattttactattagaaatatttaacCGACgcataaaaatataaagaaaaaacctGTCCAGAAGTTTTCCGGACGATTagtggaaaaaataaaagttctaGGGTTGATTAGCCATTTTATACCACTtggattaataaaattattaattttcgttGAATTCACATTATTTTCAAAGCTGCAATCAATCATGTTAATCTATTTGGTAtattaagtatttttagaaCACTAATATTTAGTCACTACTAAACAATTTTGTTTAATCCGTGTTAGGAGATGATGGGCCTACAGTGCTATACGATACGAACCTGGGGTTTAGCGTAATCTAAtttatctctaaaaaaaaaaacaattgtgtAACTactaaaataattgtaaggcccagtttcttttagaaatatgcgaaatatCGCTTATCATTGTAGCCCTACTCCCTATTCGgtaaagcgatcttcagactaaagTTTTAGCCGGTTTAGCCCAGTTTACGAAGAtcctaaaatcctaaataacaatcaattttatttttcaatttcagaaTTAATAGATCATTTGACTTGAGTAATCCAAAactatcctattttttttaatcttaactgataaaaaattagaaaagttaaaccATACGGCTAAGTCCCTTGAGATCTGAATCCTGTATTAAAATTAAACATATGGCGTTATTTCGCTAACTTATCATTAGGcaaaatttttaggaaaattttaaattaaggtTAATATTTAGGGCAGTGATTCCTTATGTAAACAgccaagaacaaaaaaaaattatttgtataggGAAATGCAggagggtgacattagctctgaaaaattgcgaccagttttagtgtaatttttttcctgttttcgtacacatttcacgagatatctccaaaattaCGTAAGGTTGtctatttggggttttcggttgcctattctatattaaattattactatttattatttaggcttttattttgtattattattatttcctaattcattttacaatgagagaaaatagctaatgaactcaaaagttttttcggcatgctagaaacatatgggaaacataggaaatgtcatgcctctgGGGAAATGCATAGAAATCAGTAAGGGTTTTATCGAAAATCTTTGGTCTCTGCTCAGAGACCTCATTGTTTAAAGGATTTGACGCATACCACCCTTGAGGCCTGGCCTCTTTTCGCACAAGATGAATGTAAGAAGTTCTgtccgtaacaaacttttgatcgatgaaatattgcatttacttttttaaataattttattagtataGTAAAGAATTAAGTCTTTTTTCTAAGCCTACAATTAGAAAGTAATAGAATCAGaagcttaatttttaaaaatatttacaatagtttttttttaagtttctttttctaaaaatgagcaccgtaacaaacttatgattTGTACTGTAAAGGTTTACTGGAGGTACATTCCGTTCTAAAGAAGAAAGACTTGTtttatatcgacggctccattccatactatgctaagccgacttagctttatattactccgagagatatgttgtttctgagaccgagatctacaacttctgaaaatttggtggtcatccgatgtTCGGGTAATGAGATATTTGAcactttcgaaaaaaatttacaggggcagcataggaaatcgccaacttcaaatggctctcctaaaaagttgtcattctgagatagcttAGTAtagaatggaaccgtcgatatattttctatatctcaGTTTCATTCTTTAGttcattttgctccaaataaagcgaaaatccattcatattcacaataTGAATATATTAAAcaaatattcacaatatttgtttaacatttgtgtcatatttctggctaattttagttaaattttagttaaattaagtgctaatctttattgttaacggtacgtgaagttttcaaatgaaataattacctatttcgtgcacaaaaagggttttttttctgaagtgtctgcaaatgcttcaataggaaaccccggaaatatgattttttggagatattttcttattgttttagatgggaaaagagaaaagaccaagaataagaacaaattccgCACACAAGAGCAACTCCACGAGGGttttgaagcctttcgtcgcggtttcacttacactgtttgtctccaattagaaacttttcttgtctccatttggaataatttgtttccaatagaagcattttgcactcgtttatttttcttgtatttaagcagttttcaaattatatttaaagaattttcactaagcagtaacattctagaagcaagatagcgtgcaatttaattgccttttgagagcctaatatctaagttaaattttcctaaaaaaaatcatgattgataagagattagagaagttaagccatttggctaagccttaggtctgaagcccgtatatgggccatataaaattctaaaacgaTTATAAACTGTGACGGGAAGTAGTTACAAATGTGGTGCAAAGTTGGAATATTTTGCAtggtaaaatttaagaaaaaacttggACATTATCGATAGGCGTTGTTTATGAATATTATTTTGCAACCTGTGACCTCTCCATTCAATGAGCATAGAAAAGTTGTAACAAACTAATTTAACTTTATCATtgaagtggcgaaaagtggttaattCACCTAAATCatcttgatgaaatttatttcttctaatTTATTATACTTTATTACTCTAAAACTATTTCCATTGAACTGAATATATCTCAAAAGTTTCTTGTCTTTTTGTTGAAATTGTGGTTTTTGTGGTTAAGCTCAAGTACTTTTTCTATGAAACAAGAATAATCATCTCTAAAAAGTGAGATTATACATCTGGAAtctaaagaaatgaaaaattcttgaccatttatttttttccaggaTGGCCTGAGTTTTGTGATAAAGAATCAATCAAAATTCTCAAGTGAACTCTTGCCCCTCAACTACAAACACAACAATATGGCCAGTTTTATTCGTCAACTCAACATGTGTAAGTTTTATCGATGGGCATTGTCTCTTGGAACACCCCTAAACATATTGTAACTCTTTTTCATTTCCTCTGCAGATGGTTTCCACAAAGTGGCCTCTATTGAGAATGGCGGTCTACGATTCAGCAAAGATGAAATGGAATTTTCTCATCCGGATTTCAGGCGTGGAGAATATCCACTGTTGAATAATATCAAAAGGAAAATTGCAGCAGCAAAAACGGCCACTGTAGATTCCAAGAAGGTTGCGCCAGAGTCCATTAATCGGGTTCTGACGGAGGTGAAAGCCATTCGGGGAAAACAGGATTCCCTGGATTCTAGGTTCTCAACCATGAAGCAAGAGAATGAGGCTCTGTGGAGGGAGTTGGTAGTTTTGAGGCAGAAACACATCAAACAGCAACAGATAGTCAACAAGGTAAGTCAATTTTTTACTTTGAAATCTaagttttcaacaaaaattttaaaattaaaattctttcttaaatttttagaagaataaagaacattttaaataataattacgatatgatttaaatttatgatcttaatttaaaaaagaaatcctGAGTCAAATAAATTATGCtaagatttttacaaaaaaaaatagcgtaAATTATTTAAAGATCATTCAATGCGCATTTAATGCAACAAAAATACTTCcgaattacaatttttatttgacaaaagtttacatacagtggcggccaaaataatagaatcagatCCGAAAAGACTATTAtcttacctttagcatttttgtttattcaaaTTCGTTGAAAtgattttgatatagaaatgttcaaataattaccttacgtcaaataagtaatgttttggccgctagaggtctctatttttttacagaatagatcaatagtgaaatttggtttgaactgaacaccactttcaattaaattaaagaatgtggtctataattcgaataagtttaaataaatccatatttagaaaccacaAATGacagttttacaattttttttggccaAACTGAATTTTACTATTGATGCATTCTATGTAAAATAGgaacctctagcggccaaaacaatccttattctacgattctaataatttgaagatttctacttcagaattatatcaacaaattgggaaaaaatacaaaaggtaaaaaaatataagcttccaaagtgattctattattttggccgccactgtatatcactaaaaaatgcaaaaacgtTCGTTGAAAAACCATTTTACAAACAATGCTAAATGATTCACGAGCACCTAATTAATTTCCACTCGAGTTAACAAATagttacaaacttttttttacaaacaaaaaattcTCTGTAAAAACGAACCGGTCCAAGTAAATAGTTCATATTTTGCCATTTTTGTACTCCttttatcccattttttttaataaaaaaattggacTAAATATCAAGTAATGGTTTTATAACAGATTTTCATCAAAATGGAGTGTTTTGATGAAATTAtcgttatggcctctacatacttgagaaattatgtccatattaaagcaaattgcTTACACTAGTGTAGGATTAACTGACAAATATGAACATGAATTTCTTTAGTCTGTAGAGACCATAACTTGCTTACAGGGTACATGAAAAACGAATCAAAATACTCCATTTTGAAGAGAATTTGTCACAATGTTTAGAGGCCATAAAAGTTGTTGCTTTGAAATTTTAAGTCTGCACTTTCAAAAGGTATTGAACTTATCATTTATGGTCTTGACAGATTGTGAGACATTCTTGATAAAATGGAACATTTTGAAACAAATTGTGAAACAACTTTGACAAAATGATCCATTTTGAAACTAATTCTGagacattttttgtcaaaatggaaCATTTTGAAGTTAATTGAGagacatttttataaaaatcgaGCAATTTGAAACAAATTGTGATTATTTTTGCTAAAAGTTGAGCATTTTGATGCTAATTATGcgacatttttacaaaaatggggCAATTTTAAGCAGTTTGTTAGATGTTTTTgacaaaatggaatattttgaaagaaattctagAGTATTTTTAACAAAACGCAACAATTTGAAAGAGACTCTGGgacatttttgccaaaattAAGCATTTTGAAACAAATGGTGATATAATTTTGACAAAATGGGGCGTTTTGAAGCTAATGGAcactacacactaggagcaatttctttaaaaaatgccttttttaagaaaatttccccctatccttgtaagcagaaacggctatttttttaaaagtcaatttttgacgaaaattgcttctagtgtgtagaaaaCATAAAaacgtctacacattgggagcaattttcatcaaaaattgcatttttgacaaaattttgacgtttccactcaCAGCAACGcaaacaatttccttcaaaaaagcaatttttgacaaaaaatgctgCCAATATGTAGCGGTCTTAATTGAGAGACATTTTGgtgaaaattgagcaatttttgctaaaattgaccattttgaaGCATATTATAtgacatttttacaaaaatgggaCAATTTTACACATATTGTTagacatttttgacaaaatggaatatattgaaagaaattctggggtatttttgacaaaattcaacattttgaaagaaattccgtgatatttttgccaaaatggagcattttgaaACAAATGGTGACATAATTTTGCCAAAATGGAGTGTTTTGAAGCTAATTGAGAGacgtttttgcaaaaattgctgCCAATGTGTAGCGATGTTAATTGAGAGacacttttgtaaaaattgagcaattttaaacaaattgtgatgaatttttgctaaaatcaaacattttgaagcaaattatgtgacatttttacaaaaatgggacaattttgcacatattgttaaacatttttgacaaaatggggtattttgaaagaaattctggGGTATTTCTgacaaaattcaacattttgaaagaaattctggGATAGTTTTGCcaaaatggagcattttgaaacaaatggtgacattatttttacaaaatggaGTGTTTTGAAGCTAATTGAGAGacgtttttgcaaaaattaaggAATTTGAAACAAATTGTTAGACATTTTAGTCATAATGCTGCATTTTGAAGATAATTATGttatatttttgtcaaaattaaagctttTTGATGCAAATTCATgtcaaaatgctccattttgacaaacatttttcattatctaaaaaaaagaatCGATTTTTGAACCTTCCTTAAATCAAGATGATTCCACTTAATTCTgttcaatattttcattttcttttactaAAAGAAAGTAcataaacttttaataaaaaagtttaTGGACTTTTTCTTTATACTGAGCGCTGTCTTAAAACGAAAGTCAAACTCAGGGTCTTTGTAACAAAAGCTAGCGCCTTGTCTATTTACCTAAAGGGGCTCGTATATTGTCTTGGTGAtgataaatgttaaatatttcgTATTGCCGTACTTATTTGGATTATTTGGACATTAaaacttttgaataaaaatatcttagtgtaatgtatgtaaatatttttcctttatttcttCATATCTAAAAAGATATTTAGCTCTGAAGTCTTAAAGTACTTGTCTGATCCTACAGCTAATTCAATTCCTTGTGACAATTGTTCAACCGTCGAGGGGTGGCCTGAAGAATATGAATGGTGTCAAGAGGCGCTATCAGCTTATGATAAGCGATGAACCTCAATCATCGGAGACAAAAGAACGTACAGAGAAATCAGGACCGGTTATTCAGGAGTATTTTGACGAAGATAGCATTGACAATTTCCTCACGTGTGAAAATGCCGGTACAGAAGCCACTGTACCGGAAGAAATTGATGAAGATGACCCAGAAGATTTTGATAATGATGTTCCAGCGTACAGTGTCGATGTGAGTCGTGTGATTGAGGAGAGACTTGGAGATGAATCTCCAAAGGCCACTACAGTGTCCACGGAGAAAGATGACAATCTCAAATTGTTGCCCGTACATGTGTCCAAGAAACCCAAACTCTCTCTCAATACCCAACTGCCGGACTTGTCCACGCAGTCATTGGATGTTGACCTCAATTTGCTCAATACGCCTATTGTTGAGTCTCCATCCAAACAAGAAAAAACACTCAAGTGGTATGGCAGTAAGCAGGAAGACTTTTTCACGGACACCATTCCCGAAGACCTTCTGGCAAATCCTTTTGTGGACACAGAAGCTGGATCATCTTCAGCAGCACCAGCCGAAGGACAATGGACTACGGCTGATAATAATTTGGCTTTGGCAAAATACAGCAGGAAGACCAATCCGCAGGATATCTACAACCTCAATACCCcgtaagtttatttatttatctattcatttttttttaatattttatttgcttCCGCTTTGGTTGATTCGCTTGAGCTACGCCAATTAATTTTTGTAGAAATACCTCtaagtaatttataaaaataaatttgtattttttcctgAATTATCCGTAATAAAATGGTGCATCTAAATTACTTTACCTCCTTTACTATTAATcaataaggtaagtgtgccaaattccggccagcttgcaattccggccaccttctttattccttgaatttttagtttttacatactctagagattttagaatgtaaaagaataacaaaaaatgtagcttcgacaaacgagatgacgtgagaaagatattggaagaattcccgaagggcaaggaactatgagaatgaaggtggccgaaataggccaccaaagctatgtctacatttttattcattttaaaatgtattaaaaatgattttagagaaaataacgacgataaactgtctacaaggttccaagcaacactccttaagtagaaggaataaaaaaatcaatttgtattaaaaatattatgcccgagacacacttacgacttaagccgagagacgacttagtggaaaattatggaaatgtagtttaaccattatttctaatatatttacgctaagccgtctcttggctaatcctcaagtctgtcaaggcccttatatttcaaacttgagaccttggcgcttgcatgcaactatgccgaaatttggcacacttaccctaacgcAATATGTAGTGACAAATTTAGATTTGTTTAGGCTGTTTTTTTATTggttaaattcaaatatttataaaaagttGGTACACTCTGAAAAATAATCGattaaaacttactcgaatcgatcttgaattaactctttttcgttgtgattttcgattaactatattttagagttgattttacttgtatttaggtgtaatattcggaagagttaacttttttttcctaaaatttacatgaaaaaagagtgtaaataactctttttaagactgaaaataactcgttttaagagttaaaataactcatttcaagagtttaaaaaaaaccagttttagagttaaaataattctttcaaATCCGAAAATGAATCAtactttgcaattttatgttttttttttttattttatcattttatttattaatattttcttgacctcaagttccctatgttccgagcgaaatatcacgtatgatgcaagcACATGTCTTAacgaaacactgttaggcatatttttagTTCATGTTCCACATGAACTTTGTCAtatgaaaatcttcttgactgaagtatattcttaatacgaaaacacttaagcatattcttcagtcgagatgaaattttacatcgaaaaagagtaataattacatcgatatccgacgaattaattcaattcgCACGAAGttatttcaactctatttactaaaatttacaacgaaaaagagtaacaatgcTTTTATTGTTTCAATGCTtttgaagtaaacacgaagttctgtcaaatttctcgtaagcaattgctcacactgaattttcaacaaagcaatttcaactcaaatcatattcaaaatttaacgtatttagtattaaaatcttccaaaaagaacaaatattaagatacaattcattattcatcaaatattggaataaaaatccataattttaatcaatttatttatagtgtccaattttatcctcaaagtgtccaaaataagaaactgttcAAAATtgtgagcccttaccctatatcgtgtaacggtcacgtgTGCAGACAAATTCCCGTACGCATCCGTATGTGaatgtaagaaattggcttcaactttgaagaccACTCGCCAGGGACTAGCATTTTACTAATCCCTGAATCTGTTTTGGTATTAACTTTCAAATAACTTTGACGGAttcgattttgaataaattaccaATATTGCCAATATATTGACCATTATGG
Proteins encoded in this window:
- the LOC129802781 gene encoding heat shock factor protein isoform X1 gives rise to the protein MLAVGDTQTGIPAFLQKLFRLVEDPTTNDLISWRPDGLSFVIKNQSKFSSELLPLNYKHNNMASFIRQLNMYGFHKVASIENGGLRFSKDEMEFSHPDFRRGEYPLLNNIKRKIAAAKTATVDSKKVAPESINRVLTEVKAIRGKQDSLDSRFSTMKQENEALWRELVVLRQKHIKQQQIVNKLIQFLVTIVQPSRGGLKNMNGVKRRYQLMISDEPQSSETKERTEKSGPVIQEYFDEDSIDNFLTCENAGTEATVPEEIDEDDPEDFDNDVPAYSVDVSRVIEERLGDESPKATTVSTEKDDNLKLLPVHVSKKPKLSLNTQLPDLSTQSLDVDLNLLNTPIVESPSKQEKTLKWYGSKQEDFFTDTIPEDLLANPFVDTEAGSSSAAPAEGQWTTADNNLALAKYSRKTNPQDIYNLNTPPSFLHREQFDYHLENVQQDLDSLQEMLNGEGYTLDINPLDGLFGDSSEILSYPLDAAAAAATTEEADGATPKKSQENVIN
- the LOC129802781 gene encoding heat shock factor protein isoform X2; the encoded protein is MLAVGDTQTGIPAFLQKLFRLVEDPTTNDLISWRPDGLSFVIKNQSKFSSELLPLNYKHNNMASFIRQLNMYGFHKVASIENGGLRFSKDEMEFSHPDFRRGEYPLLNNIKRKIAAAKTATVDSKKVAPESINRVLTEVKAIRGKQDSLDSRFSTMKQENEALWRELVVLRQKHIKQQQIVNKLIQFLVTIVQPSRGGLKNMNGVKRRYQLMISDEPQSSETKERTEKSGPVIQEYFDEDSIDNFLTCENAGTEATVPEEIDEDDPEDFDNDVPAYSVDVSRVIEERLGDESPKATTVSTEKDDNLKLLPVHVSKKPKLSLNTQLPDLSTQSLDVDLNLLNTPIVESPSKQEKTLKWYGSKQEDFFTDTIPEDLLANPFVDTEAGSSSAAPAEGQWTTADNNLALAKYSRKTNPQDIYNLNTPEQFDYHLENVQQDLDSLQEMLNGEGYTLDINPLDGLFGDSSEILSYPLDAAAAAATTEEADGATPKKSQENVIN